A region from the Motacilla alba alba isolate MOTALB_02 chromosome 10, Motacilla_alba_V1.0_pri, whole genome shotgun sequence genome encodes:
- the LOC119705223 gene encoding tubulin polyglutamylase TTLL13-like isoform X6: MEMKRFQKINHFPGMIELCRKDLLARNLNRMLRLFPKEYNIFPRTWCLPADYGDFHAYRSTRKARTFICKPDNSCQGRGIFITHHPEEIKHGERMICQQYISEPFLIDGFKFDMRIYVLVTSCDPLRIFLYKEGLARFATMRYIDNSTRNLGDICMHLTNYAINKHNENFIKDDMVGSKRKLSTLNTWMAEHNYDTSKLWADIDDIVIKTLISAHPVLKHHYQSCFSNHTTGCACFEILGFDILLDRRLKPWLLEVNHSPSFNTDSQLDHEVKDALLCDTFNLINVHACDRKKVLEEDKRRVKERLLQANQTPWESRRREQESSQAAWLAQAETYENEHLGGFRRIYPAPGTEKYEPFFQQSRSLFQETAASKAREEYARYAAPVETHLSQVAWRPLAPDLSWGATLLLGRCKKAGRVGGERKEPARAVASQQSGSFWMDSREERAVLH, translated from the exons ATGGAAATGAAGCGCTTCCAG AAAATCAACCACTTCCCAGGCATGATCGAGCTGTGCCGCAAGGACCTGCTGGCTCGCAACCTGAACCGCATGCTCCGGCTCTTCCCCAAGGAGTACAACATCTTCCCCCGCACGTGGTGCCTGCCGGCCGA CTACGGAGATTTCCATGCCTATAGATCCACGAGGAAAGCAAGAACGTTCATCTGCAAGCCCGACAacagctgccagggaagaggGATCTTCATAACCCACCACCCAGAGGAGATCAAGCACGGGGAACGCATGATCTGTCAGCAGTACATCTCTGAG CCCTTCCTCATCGATGGCTTCAAGTTTGACATGCGCATCTACGTGCTGGTAACATCCTGTGACCCGCTGAGGATCTTCCTCTACAAGGAGGGCCTGGCCCGGTTTGCCACCATGAGGTACATCGATAACAGCACGAGAAACCTG GGTGACATCTGCATGCACCTGACCAATTATGCAATCAACAAACACAATGAGAACTTCATCAAGGACGACATGGTGGGCAGCAAGAG GAAACTGTCCACCCTGAATACCTGGATGGCAGAGCACAACTATGACACATCAAAGCTCTGGGCAGATATCGATGACATTGTTATAAAGACACTGATTTCAGCTCACCCTGTGCTGAAACACCATTaccagagctgcttctccaaCCACACTACTGGCTGTGCCTGCTTCGAAATCCTGGGCTTTGACATTTTGCTGGATAGAAGGCTGAAGCCATGGCTGCTGGAG GTGAACCACTCTCCTAGCTTCAACACAGATTCTCAGCTAGACCATGAGGTGAAGGATGCCCTTCTGTGTGACACCTTCAACCTGATCAATGTGCACGCCTGTGACAGAAAGAAGGTGCTGGAGGAAGACAAGCGGCGGGTAAAGGAACGGCTCCTTCAGGCCAACCAGACTCCCTGGGAGTCCAG gcgcagggagcaggagagcagccaggctgcctggctggcacaggctgaAACCTATGAGAACGAGCACCTGGGGGGGTTCCGACGCATCTACCCAGCACCTGGCACAGAGAAGTACGAGCCGttcttccagcagagcaggtcCCTCTTCCAGGAAACAGCAGCATCCAAGGCAAGAGAAGAGTATGCCAGGTATGCTGCTCCTGTGGAAACCCACCTCTCCCAGGTGGCATGGAGACCACTTGCTCCTGATCTCTCCTGGGGAGCAACTCTGCTGCTTGGCAGGTGTAAGAAAGCGGGGAGagtgggaggggaaaggaaagagccTGCACGTGCTGTGGCATCACAGCAGAGTGGCTCCTTTTGGATGGActccagagaggaaagggcagtACTCCATTGA
- the LOC119705223 gene encoding tubulin polyglutamylase TTLL13-like isoform X4, with product MWEIKFTPSQHLYLPVRLRAMGSSVLLWRGPGTSRQVGLEGLKFPEHLQPEAWRVGQIKLVLLTPSTGSCQYPAARRAARSIPCYSGGCQPLCAAPQAEISVALHPRPRGGSQPPPWPGCHLCLGTVRRAAQHCGLKEAAEHEEWTVFWTDSTVTLERLMEMKRFQKINHFPGMIELCRKDLLARNLNRMLRLFPKEYNIFPRTWCLPADYGDFHAYRSTRKARTFICKPDNSCQGRGIFITHHPEEIKHGERMICQQYISEPFLIDGFKFDMRIYVLVTSCDPLRIFLYKEGLARFATMRYIDNSTRNLGDICMHLTNYAINKHNENFIKDDMVGSKRKLSTLNTWMAEHNYDTSKLWADIDDIVIKTLISAHPVLKHHYQSCFSNHTTGCACFEILGFDILLDRRLKPWLLEKEGAGGRQAAGKGTAPSGQPDSLGVQVLLIPHSAARPSEQRQGMTAG from the exons ATGTGGGAGATTAAATTCACACCGTCACAACATTTGTATCTGCCTGTGAGGTTAAGAGCCATGGGAAGTTCAGTCCTGCTGTGGAGGGGCCCTGGCACCTCAAGACAGGTGGGATTAGAGGGTTTAAAGTTCCCAGAACACTTGCAGCCAGAGGCTTGGAGAGTTGGCCAGATAAAACTAGTGCTCCTGACACCTTCCACAGGCTCATGCCAGTACCCTGCAGCCCGGAGAGCTGCACGCTCCATCCCTTGTTATTCTGGGGGGTGTCAGCCCTTGTGTGCGGCTCCTCAGGCAGAGATCAGTGTCGCATTGcacccccggccccgggggggTTCCCAGCCCCCGCCCTGGCCAGGCTGTCACCTTTGCCTCGGCACAGTGCGGCGGGCGGCGCAGCACTGCGGGCTGAAGGAGGCGGCCGAGCACGAGGAGTGGACGGTGTTCTGGACGGACAGCACGGTCACTCTGGAGCGCCTCATGGAAATGAAGCGCTTCCAG AAAATCAACCACTTCCCAGGCATGATCGAGCTGTGCCGCAAGGACCTGCTGGCTCGCAACCTGAACCGCATGCTCCGGCTCTTCCCCAAGGAGTACAACATCTTCCCCCGCACGTGGTGCCTGCCGGCCGA CTACGGAGATTTCCATGCCTATAGATCCACGAGGAAAGCAAGAACGTTCATCTGCAAGCCCGACAacagctgccagggaagaggGATCTTCATAACCCACCACCCAGAGGAGATCAAGCACGGGGAACGCATGATCTGTCAGCAGTACATCTCTGAG CCCTTCCTCATCGATGGCTTCAAGTTTGACATGCGCATCTACGTGCTGGTAACATCCTGTGACCCGCTGAGGATCTTCCTCTACAAGGAGGGCCTGGCCCGGTTTGCCACCATGAGGTACATCGATAACAGCACGAGAAACCTG GGTGACATCTGCATGCACCTGACCAATTATGCAATCAACAAACACAATGAGAACTTCATCAAGGACGACATGGTGGGCAGCAAGAG GAAACTGTCCACCCTGAATACCTGGATGGCAGAGCACAACTATGACACATCAAAGCTCTGGGCAGATATCGATGACATTGTTATAAAGACACTGATTTCAGCTCACCCTGTGCTGAAACACCATTaccagagctgcttctccaaCCACACTACTGGCTGTGCCTGCTTCGAAATCCTGGGCTTTGACATTTTGCTGGATAGAAGGCTGAAGCCATGGCTGCTGGAG AAAGAAGGTGCTGGAGGAAGACAAGCGGCGGGTAAAGGAACGGCTCCTTCAGGCCAACCAGACTCCCTGGGAGTCCAGGTATTGCTGATCCCCCACAGTGCTGCACGTCCCAGTGAGCAAAGACAGGGCATGACAGCAGGATag
- the LOC119705223 gene encoding tubulin polyglutamylase TTLL13-like isoform X5, with translation MWEIKFTPSQHLYLPVRLRAMGSSVLLWRGPGTSRQVGLEGLKFPEHLQPEAWRVGQIKLVLLTPSTGSCQYPAARRAARSIPCYSGGCQPLCAAPQAEISVALHPRPRGGSQPPPWPGCHLCLGTVRRAAQHCGLKEAAEHEEWTVFWTDSTVTLERLMEMKRFQKINHFPGMIELCRKDLLARNLNRMLRLFPKEYNIFPRTWCLPADYGDFHAYRSTRKARTFICKPDNSCQGRGIFITHHPEEIKHGERMICQQYISEPFLIDGFKFDMRIYVLVTSCDPLRIFLYKEGLARFATMRYIDNSTRNLGDICMHLTNYAINKHNENFIKDDMVGSKRKLSTLNTWMAEHNYDTSKLWADIDDIVIKTLISAHPVLKHHYQSCFSNHTTGCACFEILGFDILLDRRLKPWLLEKEGAGGRQAAGKGTAPSGQPDSLGVQAQGAGEQPGCLAGTG, from the exons ATGTGGGAGATTAAATTCACACCGTCACAACATTTGTATCTGCCTGTGAGGTTAAGAGCCATGGGAAGTTCAGTCCTGCTGTGGAGGGGCCCTGGCACCTCAAGACAGGTGGGATTAGAGGGTTTAAAGTTCCCAGAACACTTGCAGCCAGAGGCTTGGAGAGTTGGCCAGATAAAACTAGTGCTCCTGACACCTTCCACAGGCTCATGCCAGTACCCTGCAGCCCGGAGAGCTGCACGCTCCATCCCTTGTTATTCTGGGGGGTGTCAGCCCTTGTGTGCGGCTCCTCAGGCAGAGATCAGTGTCGCATTGcacccccggccccgggggggTTCCCAGCCCCCGCCCTGGCCAGGCTGTCACCTTTGCCTCGGCACAGTGCGGCGGGCGGCGCAGCACTGCGGGCTGAAGGAGGCGGCCGAGCACGAGGAGTGGACGGTGTTCTGGACGGACAGCACGGTCACTCTGGAGCGCCTCATGGAAATGAAGCGCTTCCAG AAAATCAACCACTTCCCAGGCATGATCGAGCTGTGCCGCAAGGACCTGCTGGCTCGCAACCTGAACCGCATGCTCCGGCTCTTCCCCAAGGAGTACAACATCTTCCCCCGCACGTGGTGCCTGCCGGCCGA CTACGGAGATTTCCATGCCTATAGATCCACGAGGAAAGCAAGAACGTTCATCTGCAAGCCCGACAacagctgccagggaagaggGATCTTCATAACCCACCACCCAGAGGAGATCAAGCACGGGGAACGCATGATCTGTCAGCAGTACATCTCTGAG CCCTTCCTCATCGATGGCTTCAAGTTTGACATGCGCATCTACGTGCTGGTAACATCCTGTGACCCGCTGAGGATCTTCCTCTACAAGGAGGGCCTGGCCCGGTTTGCCACCATGAGGTACATCGATAACAGCACGAGAAACCTG GGTGACATCTGCATGCACCTGACCAATTATGCAATCAACAAACACAATGAGAACTTCATCAAGGACGACATGGTGGGCAGCAAGAG GAAACTGTCCACCCTGAATACCTGGATGGCAGAGCACAACTATGACACATCAAAGCTCTGGGCAGATATCGATGACATTGTTATAAAGACACTGATTTCAGCTCACCCTGTGCTGAAACACCATTaccagagctgcttctccaaCCACACTACTGGCTGTGCCTGCTTCGAAATCCTGGGCTTTGACATTTTGCTGGATAGAAGGCTGAAGCCATGGCTGCTGGAG AAAGAAGGTGCTGGAGGAAGACAAGCGGCGGGTAAAGGAACGGCTCCTTCAGGCCAACCAGACTCCCTGGGAGTCCAG gcgcagggagcaggagagcagccaggctgcctggctggcacaggctga
- the LOC119705223 gene encoding tubulin polyglutamylase TTLL13-like isoform X3: MAAAGGGGGGSVGPGPSPSPETPPGEEAPIAAASPDRPAAPAGPEPRRKRSVPSINLSGCKYESVRRAAQHCGLKEAAEHEEWTVFWTDSTVTLERLMEMKRFQKINHFPGMIELCRKDLLARNLNRMLRLFPKEYNIFPRTWCLPADYGDFHAYRSTRKARTFICKPDNSCQGRGIFITHHPEEIKHGERMICQQYISEPFLIDGFKFDMRIYVLVTSCDPLRIFLYKEGLARFATMRYIDNSTRNLGDICMHLTNYAINKHNENFIKDDMVGSKRKLSTLNTWMAEHNYDTSKLWADIDDIVIKTLISAHPVLKHHYQSCFSNHTTGCACFEILGFDILLDRRLKPWLLEVNHSPSFNTDSQLDHEVKDALLCDTFNLINVHACDRKKVLEEDKRRVKERLLQANQTPWESRRREQESSQAAWLAQAETYENEHLGGFRRIYPAPGTEKYEPFFQQSRSLFQETAASKAREEYARYAAPVETHLSQVAWRPLAPDLSWGATLLLGRCKKAGRVGGERKEPARAVASQQSGSFWMDSREERAVLH, translated from the exons atggcggcggcgggcggcggcggcgggggcagcGTGGGCCCGGGCCCGTCCCCGTCCCCGGAAACCCCTCCGGGCGAGGAGGCGCCCATCGCCGCGGCCTCCCCGGACCGtcccgctgcccccgccggACCCGAGCCGCGGAGGAAGCGCAG TGTCCCCTCCATCAACCTGAGCGGCTGCAAGTACGAGAGTG TGCGGCGGGCGGCGCAGCACTGCGGGCTGAAGGAGGCGGCCGAGCACGAGGAGTGGACGGTGTTCTGGACGGACAGCACGGTCACTCTGGAGCGCCTCATGGAAATGAAGCGCTTCCAG AAAATCAACCACTTCCCAGGCATGATCGAGCTGTGCCGCAAGGACCTGCTGGCTCGCAACCTGAACCGCATGCTCCGGCTCTTCCCCAAGGAGTACAACATCTTCCCCCGCACGTGGTGCCTGCCGGCCGA CTACGGAGATTTCCATGCCTATAGATCCACGAGGAAAGCAAGAACGTTCATCTGCAAGCCCGACAacagctgccagggaagaggGATCTTCATAACCCACCACCCAGAGGAGATCAAGCACGGGGAACGCATGATCTGTCAGCAGTACATCTCTGAG CCCTTCCTCATCGATGGCTTCAAGTTTGACATGCGCATCTACGTGCTGGTAACATCCTGTGACCCGCTGAGGATCTTCCTCTACAAGGAGGGCCTGGCCCGGTTTGCCACCATGAGGTACATCGATAACAGCACGAGAAACCTG GGTGACATCTGCATGCACCTGACCAATTATGCAATCAACAAACACAATGAGAACTTCATCAAGGACGACATGGTGGGCAGCAAGAG GAAACTGTCCACCCTGAATACCTGGATGGCAGAGCACAACTATGACACATCAAAGCTCTGGGCAGATATCGATGACATTGTTATAAAGACACTGATTTCAGCTCACCCTGTGCTGAAACACCATTaccagagctgcttctccaaCCACACTACTGGCTGTGCCTGCTTCGAAATCCTGGGCTTTGACATTTTGCTGGATAGAAGGCTGAAGCCATGGCTGCTGGAG GTGAACCACTCTCCTAGCTTCAACACAGATTCTCAGCTAGACCATGAGGTGAAGGATGCCCTTCTGTGTGACACCTTCAACCTGATCAATGTGCACGCCTGTGACAGAAAGAAGGTGCTGGAGGAAGACAAGCGGCGGGTAAAGGAACGGCTCCTTCAGGCCAACCAGACTCCCTGGGAGTCCAG gcgcagggagcaggagagcagccaggctgcctggctggcacaggctgaAACCTATGAGAACGAGCACCTGGGGGGGTTCCGACGCATCTACCCAGCACCTGGCACAGAGAAGTACGAGCCGttcttccagcagagcaggtcCCTCTTCCAGGAAACAGCAGCATCCAAGGCAAGAGAAGAGTATGCCAGGTATGCTGCTCCTGTGGAAACCCACCTCTCCCAGGTGGCATGGAGACCACTTGCTCCTGATCTCTCCTGGGGAGCAACTCTGCTGCTTGGCAGGTGTAAGAAAGCGGGGAGagtgggaggggaaaggaaagagccTGCACGTGCTGTGGCATCACAGCAGAGTGGCTCCTTTTGGATGGActccagagaggaaagggcagtACTCCATTGA
- the LOC119705223 gene encoding tubulin polyglutamylase TTLL13-like isoform X1, producing the protein MWEIKFTPSQHLYLPVRLRAMGSSVLLWRGPGTSRQVGLEGLKFPEHLQPEAWRVGQIKLVLLTPSTGSCQYPAARRAARSIPCYSGGCQPLCAAPQAEISVALHPRPRGGSQPPPWPGCHLCLGTVRRAAQHCGLKEAAEHEEWTVFWTDSTVTLERLMEMKRFQKINHFPGMIELCRKDLLARNLNRMLRLFPKEYNIFPRTWCLPADYGDFHAYRSTRKARTFICKPDNSCQGRGIFITHHPEEIKHGERMICQQYISEPFLIDGFKFDMRIYVLVTSCDPLRIFLYKEGLARFATMRYIDNSTRNLGDICMHLTNYAINKHNENFIKDDMVGSKRKLSTLNTWMAEHNYDTSKLWADIDDIVIKTLISAHPVLKHHYQSCFSNHTTGCACFEILGFDILLDRRLKPWLLEVNHSPSFNTDSQLDHEVKDALLCDTFNLINVHACDRKKVLEEDKRRVKERLLQANQTPWESRRREQESSQAAWLAQAETYENEHLGGFRRIYPAPGTEKYEPFFQQSRSLFQETAASKAREEYARYAAPVETHLSQVAWRPLAPDLSWGATLLLGRCKKAGRVGGERKEPARAVASQQSGSFWMDSREERAVLH; encoded by the exons ATGTGGGAGATTAAATTCACACCGTCACAACATTTGTATCTGCCTGTGAGGTTAAGAGCCATGGGAAGTTCAGTCCTGCTGTGGAGGGGCCCTGGCACCTCAAGACAGGTGGGATTAGAGGGTTTAAAGTTCCCAGAACACTTGCAGCCAGAGGCTTGGAGAGTTGGCCAGATAAAACTAGTGCTCCTGACACCTTCCACAGGCTCATGCCAGTACCCTGCAGCCCGGAGAGCTGCACGCTCCATCCCTTGTTATTCTGGGGGGTGTCAGCCCTTGTGTGCGGCTCCTCAGGCAGAGATCAGTGTCGCATTGcacccccggccccgggggggTTCCCAGCCCCCGCCCTGGCCAGGCTGTCACCTTTGCCTCGGCACAGTGCGGCGGGCGGCGCAGCACTGCGGGCTGAAGGAGGCGGCCGAGCACGAGGAGTGGACGGTGTTCTGGACGGACAGCACGGTCACTCTGGAGCGCCTCATGGAAATGAAGCGCTTCCAG AAAATCAACCACTTCCCAGGCATGATCGAGCTGTGCCGCAAGGACCTGCTGGCTCGCAACCTGAACCGCATGCTCCGGCTCTTCCCCAAGGAGTACAACATCTTCCCCCGCACGTGGTGCCTGCCGGCCGA CTACGGAGATTTCCATGCCTATAGATCCACGAGGAAAGCAAGAACGTTCATCTGCAAGCCCGACAacagctgccagggaagaggGATCTTCATAACCCACCACCCAGAGGAGATCAAGCACGGGGAACGCATGATCTGTCAGCAGTACATCTCTGAG CCCTTCCTCATCGATGGCTTCAAGTTTGACATGCGCATCTACGTGCTGGTAACATCCTGTGACCCGCTGAGGATCTTCCTCTACAAGGAGGGCCTGGCCCGGTTTGCCACCATGAGGTACATCGATAACAGCACGAGAAACCTG GGTGACATCTGCATGCACCTGACCAATTATGCAATCAACAAACACAATGAGAACTTCATCAAGGACGACATGGTGGGCAGCAAGAG GAAACTGTCCACCCTGAATACCTGGATGGCAGAGCACAACTATGACACATCAAAGCTCTGGGCAGATATCGATGACATTGTTATAAAGACACTGATTTCAGCTCACCCTGTGCTGAAACACCATTaccagagctgcttctccaaCCACACTACTGGCTGTGCCTGCTTCGAAATCCTGGGCTTTGACATTTTGCTGGATAGAAGGCTGAAGCCATGGCTGCTGGAG GTGAACCACTCTCCTAGCTTCAACACAGATTCTCAGCTAGACCATGAGGTGAAGGATGCCCTTCTGTGTGACACCTTCAACCTGATCAATGTGCACGCCTGTGACAGAAAGAAGGTGCTGGAGGAAGACAAGCGGCGGGTAAAGGAACGGCTCCTTCAGGCCAACCAGACTCCCTGGGAGTCCAG gcgcagggagcaggagagcagccaggctgcctggctggcacaggctgaAACCTATGAGAACGAGCACCTGGGGGGGTTCCGACGCATCTACCCAGCACCTGGCACAGAGAAGTACGAGCCGttcttccagcagagcaggtcCCTCTTCCAGGAAACAGCAGCATCCAAGGCAAGAGAAGAGTATGCCAGGTATGCTGCTCCTGTGGAAACCCACCTCTCCCAGGTGGCATGGAGACCACTTGCTCCTGATCTCTCCTGGGGAGCAACTCTGCTGCTTGGCAGGTGTAAGAAAGCGGGGAGagtgggaggggaaaggaaagagccTGCACGTGCTGTGGCATCACAGCAGAGTGGCTCCTTTTGGATGGActccagagaggaaagggcagtACTCCATTGA
- the LOC119705223 gene encoding tubulin polyglutamylase TTLL13-like isoform X2: MWEIKFTPSQHLYLPVRLRAMGSSVLLWRGPGTSRQVGLEGLKFPEHLQPEAWRVGQIKLVLLTPSTGSCQYPAARRAARSIPCYSGGCQPLCAAPQAEISVALHPRPRGGSQPPPWPGCHLCLGTVRRAAQHCGLKEAAEHEEWTVFWTDSTVTLERLMEMKRFQKINHFPGMIELCRKDLLARNLNRMLRLFPKEYNIFPRTWCLPAESTRKARTFICKPDNSCQGRGIFITHHPEEIKHGERMICQQYISEPFLIDGFKFDMRIYVLVTSCDPLRIFLYKEGLARFATMRYIDNSTRNLGDICMHLTNYAINKHNENFIKDDMVGSKRKLSTLNTWMAEHNYDTSKLWADIDDIVIKTLISAHPVLKHHYQSCFSNHTTGCACFEILGFDILLDRRLKPWLLEVNHSPSFNTDSQLDHEVKDALLCDTFNLINVHACDRKKVLEEDKRRVKERLLQANQTPWESRRREQESSQAAWLAQAETYENEHLGGFRRIYPAPGTEKYEPFFQQSRSLFQETAASKAREEYARYAAPVETHLSQVAWRPLAPDLSWGATLLLGRCKKAGRVGGERKEPARAVASQQSGSFWMDSREERAVLH; this comes from the exons ATGTGGGAGATTAAATTCACACCGTCACAACATTTGTATCTGCCTGTGAGGTTAAGAGCCATGGGAAGTTCAGTCCTGCTGTGGAGGGGCCCTGGCACCTCAAGACAGGTGGGATTAGAGGGTTTAAAGTTCCCAGAACACTTGCAGCCAGAGGCTTGGAGAGTTGGCCAGATAAAACTAGTGCTCCTGACACCTTCCACAGGCTCATGCCAGTACCCTGCAGCCCGGAGAGCTGCACGCTCCATCCCTTGTTATTCTGGGGGGTGTCAGCCCTTGTGTGCGGCTCCTCAGGCAGAGATCAGTGTCGCATTGcacccccggccccgggggggTTCCCAGCCCCCGCCCTGGCCAGGCTGTCACCTTTGCCTCGGCACAGTGCGGCGGGCGGCGCAGCACTGCGGGCTGAAGGAGGCGGCCGAGCACGAGGAGTGGACGGTGTTCTGGACGGACAGCACGGTCACTCTGGAGCGCCTCATGGAAATGAAGCGCTTCCAG AAAATCAACCACTTCCCAGGCATGATCGAGCTGTGCCGCAAGGACCTGCTGGCTCGCAACCTGAACCGCATGCTCCGGCTCTTCCCCAAGGAGTACAACATCTTCCCCCGCACGTGGTGCCTGCCGGCCGA ATCCACGAGGAAAGCAAGAACGTTCATCTGCAAGCCCGACAacagctgccagggaagaggGATCTTCATAACCCACCACCCAGAGGAGATCAAGCACGGGGAACGCATGATCTGTCAGCAGTACATCTCTGAG CCCTTCCTCATCGATGGCTTCAAGTTTGACATGCGCATCTACGTGCTGGTAACATCCTGTGACCCGCTGAGGATCTTCCTCTACAAGGAGGGCCTGGCCCGGTTTGCCACCATGAGGTACATCGATAACAGCACGAGAAACCTG GGTGACATCTGCATGCACCTGACCAATTATGCAATCAACAAACACAATGAGAACTTCATCAAGGACGACATGGTGGGCAGCAAGAG GAAACTGTCCACCCTGAATACCTGGATGGCAGAGCACAACTATGACACATCAAAGCTCTGGGCAGATATCGATGACATTGTTATAAAGACACTGATTTCAGCTCACCCTGTGCTGAAACACCATTaccagagctgcttctccaaCCACACTACTGGCTGTGCCTGCTTCGAAATCCTGGGCTTTGACATTTTGCTGGATAGAAGGCTGAAGCCATGGCTGCTGGAG GTGAACCACTCTCCTAGCTTCAACACAGATTCTCAGCTAGACCATGAGGTGAAGGATGCCCTTCTGTGTGACACCTTCAACCTGATCAATGTGCACGCCTGTGACAGAAAGAAGGTGCTGGAGGAAGACAAGCGGCGGGTAAAGGAACGGCTCCTTCAGGCCAACCAGACTCCCTGGGAGTCCAG gcgcagggagcaggagagcagccaggctgcctggctggcacaggctgaAACCTATGAGAACGAGCACCTGGGGGGGTTCCGACGCATCTACCCAGCACCTGGCACAGAGAAGTACGAGCCGttcttccagcagagcaggtcCCTCTTCCAGGAAACAGCAGCATCCAAGGCAAGAGAAGAGTATGCCAGGTATGCTGCTCCTGTGGAAACCCACCTCTCCCAGGTGGCATGGAGACCACTTGCTCCTGATCTCTCCTGGGGAGCAACTCTGCTGCTTGGCAGGTGTAAGAAAGCGGGGAGagtgggaggggaaaggaaagagccTGCACGTGCTGTGGCATCACAGCAGAGTGGCTCCTTTTGGATGGActccagagaggaaagggcagtACTCCATTGA